The Halocalculus aciditolerans genome window below encodes:
- a CDS encoding bifunctional DNA primase/polymerase: MTWREATREELYAYYAEEFPRYLDDLPEFITATGPKQYAVAFREPHPVRKDEVPDKDFIRRDTWQTDASGDRTTPEFDDFEDVVEFIRHPARNDPLGRSEFALADPEVLEKPDPRPDAVYYALDHWERPWVLLVDIDAKEIARDRADEMASEAVADRDDDALLDAAGILDAAPEGYPYAFEDVDRAIEYGFEVRDIFEDDFDAEETMVVYSGQGVHVYLLDTDPAHRYDEQSREVLNDLLLETYDIPIDPVVTADRRRVARLPYSLHADVCSIVQPIESPAFDVRSATPEVIDE, encoded by the coding sequence ATGACTTGGAGAGAGGCGACCCGCGAGGAGCTTTACGCCTACTACGCCGAGGAGTTCCCCCGCTATCTGGACGATTTGCCGGAATTCATCACGGCGACCGGCCCGAAACAGTACGCCGTCGCCTTCCGAGAGCCCCACCCAGTGCGCAAAGACGAGGTGCCGGACAAGGACTTCATCCGGCGGGATACGTGGCAAACAGATGCGTCGGGCGACCGAACGACGCCCGAGTTCGACGACTTCGAGGATGTCGTTGAGTTCATTCGGCATCCAGCGCGCAACGACCCGCTGGGGCGGAGCGAGTTCGCGCTTGCTGATCCGGAGGTGCTGGAGAAACCGGACCCACGGCCCGACGCCGTCTACTACGCGCTGGATCACTGGGAACGACCCTGGGTCCTCCTCGTCGACATCGACGCCAAAGAGATCGCCCGAGACCGAGCGGACGAGATGGCCTCGGAGGCCGTCGCTGACCGGGACGACGATGCGCTCCTCGACGCTGCGGGTATCCTCGACGCCGCTCCCGAGGGGTATCCGTACGCCTTCGAAGATGTCGACCGCGCCATCGAATACGGGTTCGAGGTGCGCGACATCTTCGAGGACGATTTCGACGCCGAGGAGACGATGGTCGTCTACAGCGGGCAGGGTGTCCACGTCTACCTGCTGGATACCGACCCGGCGCACCGATACGACGAGCAGAGTCGCGAGGTGTTGAACGACCTCCTTCTCGAGACGTACGACATCCCGATCGATCCCGTCGTGACGGCCGACCGCCGGCGGGTCGCTCGCCTGCCCTATTCGCTCCACGCCGACGTCTGTAGCATCGTTCAACCAATCGAGAGCCCTGCGTTCGACGTTCGATCGGCGACGCCGGAGGTGATCGACGAATGA
- a CDS encoding primase-associated protein gives MSPSTPTDDEDMAYRVAALPLEYGETRINQLFTRGYNRYVVDGEDQPEDLVNDVERFGTAAFKEQVRADAAEEPFVDEPGTLAVLATLSAVCVKEHPKFEHASPRNIQVLYDIRELYVNNLASLIRAHGDGSLQQDIADVLYNKEPGEDGPHPGRVCTGITEMPEFGDGLYLEIPMAAASRKCLVRAEGESSTGSDDGGEILTRVKDNNLYVPVGDFDSKYRDYAERAFKKLLRVQEDGLSDDQLSWLTTNESAITERIDHFLETGHHERIWRNWDRGERTIRVLRRALSDAPDDVAQKGEFHTAKELYRAVEAYDAEDEWESSVTDWISSPSSLAKTLADHESHSAVTIDRDGRVNTYRIGRAGTGAEQIEVREIEDLFELPCMANMEERLHEKKPVRKDLYNFARMVMWLPQYQDSSLDEIVADLKDVFSRWPWYDEQETEYQVRYEFSNTIDGDTPLPMNCDNDDLQRYCIGQDQCPYSIWGSLPFPDEMYEQVEEESAGPAEQF, from the coding sequence ATGAGTCCGAGTACGCCCACCGACGACGAGGATATGGCGTATCGGGTTGCGGCACTCCCGCTGGAGTACGGTGAAACCCGCATCAACCAGCTGTTTACGCGTGGCTACAACCGATACGTCGTCGACGGCGAGGACCAACCCGAGGACCTCGTGAACGACGTCGAGCGGTTCGGGACGGCGGCGTTCAAAGAGCAGGTTCGTGCCGACGCCGCTGAGGAGCCGTTCGTCGACGAGCCGGGGACGCTTGCCGTGCTCGCGACGCTGAGCGCGGTCTGTGTGAAAGAGCACCCGAAGTTCGAGCACGCCTCGCCACGGAACATCCAGGTACTCTACGACATCCGAGAGCTGTACGTCAACAATCTTGCCTCACTCATCCGCGCCCACGGCGATGGGTCGCTCCAACAGGACATCGCAGACGTGCTGTACAACAAGGAGCCCGGTGAAGATGGCCCGCATCCGGGTCGGGTCTGTACGGGCATCACAGAGATGCCGGAGTTCGGGGATGGCCTGTACCTCGAAATCCCGATGGCGGCGGCGTCACGCAAATGTCTCGTTCGAGCGGAGGGCGAGTCATCGACGGGGAGTGACGATGGCGGGGAGATACTGACGCGAGTGAAGGACAACAACCTGTACGTCCCGGTCGGTGATTTCGACAGCAAGTATCGGGACTACGCTGAGCGGGCATTCAAGAAGCTCCTGCGGGTGCAAGAAGACGGACTCTCCGACGACCAGCTATCGTGGCTGACCACGAACGAGTCGGCGATTACGGAGCGGATCGACCACTTCCTCGAGACCGGCCATCACGAGCGAATCTGGCGGAACTGGGACCGTGGGGAGCGGACGATCCGAGTCCTCCGGCGGGCCCTGAGTGACGCGCCCGACGACGTGGCGCAAAAGGGCGAGTTCCACACGGCGAAAGAGCTCTACCGAGCGGTCGAAGCGTACGACGCCGAGGATGAGTGGGAATCCTCTGTAACGGACTGGATATCGAGTCCGAGCAGTCTCGCGAAGACGCTGGCCGACCACGAGTCCCACTCGGCCGTCACGATCGATCGCGACGGGCGCGTCAATACGTACCGAATCGGGCGAGCCGGAACCGGCGCCGAACAGATCGAAGTGCGAGAGATCGAGGACCTCTTCGAACTCCCCTGTATGGCGAATATGGAGGAGCGGCTACACGAGAAGAAGCCCGTCCGGAAGGACCTCTACAACTTCGCGCGGATGGTAATGTGGCTCCCGCAGTATCAGGACAGCAGCCTCGACGAGATCGTCGCGGACCTCAAGGACGTCTTCTCTCGGTGGCCGTGGTACGACGAGCAGGAGACCGAGTACCAAGTCCGCTACGAGTTCTCGAACACGATCGACGGCGACACGCCGTTGCCGATGAACTGCGATAACGACGATCTGCAGCGCTACTGCATCGGCCAAGACCAGTGTCCCTACTCGATCTGGGGCAGTCTCCCGTTCCCGGATGAGATGTACGAGCAGGTTGAGGAGGAATCCGCCGGTCCCGCAGAGCAATTCTGA
- a CDS encoding DUF7558 family protein yields the protein MQQTLVGCAFCDAPPGTETGEAHTWGQDERVTHPICIDCAIQTEPDPDERDHVACDGCGLVVDTLAALTRFRVELGHLEGPLQLCARCSPGGLATYWTRDLEEHLVATPTE from the coding sequence ATGCAGCAGACCCTCGTCGGCTGTGCGTTCTGCGACGCCCCGCCCGGTACCGAGACTGGCGAGGCCCACACCTGGGGGCAAGACGAGCGGGTCACCCACCCGATCTGCATCGACTGCGCGATCCAGACAGAGCCGGATCCCGACGAGCGCGATCACGTCGCCTGTGACGGCTGTGGGTTAGTCGTCGACACGCTCGCAGCACTCACCCGGTTCCGGGTCGAACTGGGGCACCTGGAAGGCCCGTTGCAGCTGTGCGCCCGCTGTAGTCCGGGTGGTCTCGCGACGTACTGGACGCGCGACCTCGAGGAGCATCTCGTCGCGACGCCGACAGAGTGA
- a CDS encoding DUF7437 domain-containing protein — MSRPSNRADGDIVQDFLSVADLLEEPQLAQLYAYLTREGEATVQDVMDDLELAQGTAYSYVNRLVDAGVVDVTDDEQPRRYAAREIDLTVTTAAGDREYTITPALIDAVGRRETDADIDTYIDRHGVAGLATALTYAIARERGEVTHRLMAEDLDISPLAAEMILQALRPVVHEHYDIEESGTGLDELDIDNGDAADDA, encoded by the coding sequence GTGTCACGCCCCTCAAACCGCGCCGACGGCGACATCGTCCAGGACTTCCTCTCGGTCGCGGACCTCCTCGAGGAGCCACAGCTCGCCCAGCTGTACGCGTACCTCACTCGGGAGGGGGAGGCGACCGTCCAGGACGTGATGGACGACCTCGAACTCGCCCAGGGGACGGCCTACAGCTACGTCAACCGGCTCGTCGATGCCGGCGTCGTCGACGTCACCGACGACGAGCAGCCACGCCGGTACGCCGCCCGTGAGATCGACCTGACCGTGACGACGGCCGCGGGCGACCGCGAGTACACGATCACGCCGGCGCTCATCGACGCCGTCGGCCGCCGCGAGACGGACGCCGACATCGACACCTACATCGACCGACATGGCGTCGCCGGCCTCGCGACCGCGCTCACCTACGCTATCGCCCGCGAACGCGGTGAGGTGACCCACCGGCTGATGGCGGAAGATCTGGACATCTCGCCGCTGGCGGCGGAGATGATTCTGCAGGCGCTCCGGCCCGTCGTCCATGAACACTACGACATCGAGGAGTCAGGGACGGGACTCGACGAGTTGGATATCGACAACGGCGACGCGGCTGACGACGCGTGA
- a CDS encoding MarR family transcriptional regulator, which yields MRFDADWMSRADDRILEHLSEAGPDTPKEMADSDRVRFSRQHINARCKTLVEYGLLVHLGNGVYDITRTGEQYLAGDLDARDLDPE from the coding sequence ATGCGCTTTGACGCCGACTGGATGTCTCGCGCTGATGACCGCATTCTAGAGCATCTGTCTGAAGCCGGCCCCGATACCCCAAAGGAAATGGCAGACAGCGATCGAGTTCGCTTCTCCCGCCAACACATCAATGCCCGCTGCAAGACGCTGGTCGAATACGGCCTCCTCGTCCACCTCGGCAACGGCGTCTACGATATCACGCGAACGGGAGAGCAGTATCTCGCCGGCGACCTCGACGCTCGTGACCTCGACCCCGAATAG
- a CDS encoding HalOD1 output domain-containing protein, with protein sequence MNCSSRTGPGASPNLVVEIIETLEACGLDRDEYQLYDAVDVEALEQILNSSDGNVEVQFTVEGIRLAVTPESVDVLIDDEDSNSTEQ encoded by the coding sequence ATGAATTGCTCTTCAAGGACGGGACCTGGGGCATCGCCGAACCTCGTCGTCGAGATTATCGAGACGCTCGAAGCGTGTGGGTTGGATCGGGACGAGTACCAGCTGTACGACGCTGTCGACGTCGAAGCACTCGAGCAGATCTTGAACTCGTCGGATGGAAACGTGGAAGTACAGTTCACGGTGGAAGGAATCCGCCTTGCGGTGACACCAGAGAGCGTCGACGTCCTGATCGACGACGAAGACTCGAATTCTACGGAGCAGTAG
- a CDS encoding DNA-binding protein, with protein MSSNSSSSKVVTVDEQAFEKAGGQAVDEDGFPVVDETPEFEAAVEQETQAKVDANHPDGIADTSKDRIHGVTLEQEERIQAREAELERISAQAELGTQEGREQRTREAVSEQCGRDEPAPTERTDPRERLTQEELAEVNKQAMRISDEVKGGWSRAVVAKQLAEKVQRGRDVTKAVLETLEELKAAPGAIVPIADVPDVPVGEVTVEGEIIELWSPSSSAIQQVGLIADDSGKIKFTCWEKSGQTVVSEGETVRFRAVKKNWYQGRCSIAITGWSRIEFPERGRWWEE; from the coding sequence ATGTCAAGTAACAGCTCTAGTAGCAAGGTCGTTACGGTGGATGAACAGGCATTCGAGAAAGCGGGCGGTCAGGCGGTCGATGAAGACGGCTTCCCGGTCGTCGACGAGACGCCGGAGTTCGAGGCGGCGGTCGAGCAGGAGACGCAGGCCAAGGTGGATGCGAACCACCCGGACGGGATCGCAGACACGAGCAAGGACCGGATTCACGGTGTCACCCTCGAACAGGAAGAGCGCATTCAGGCGCGGGAAGCCGAACTGGAGCGCATCAGTGCCCAGGCCGAGCTGGGAACGCAGGAGGGTCGCGAGCAGCGCACGCGAGAGGCCGTCAGCGAGCAGTGTGGTCGTGACGAGCCGGCGCCGACGGAGCGCACGGATCCCCGAGAGAGGCTGACGCAAGAGGAACTCGCGGAGGTCAACAAGCAAGCGATGCGGATCAGCGACGAAGTGAAGGGCGGCTGGTCGAGAGCGGTCGTCGCGAAGCAGCTGGCCGAGAAGGTGCAGCGCGGGCGGGACGTCACGAAGGCGGTGCTGGAAACCCTCGAAGAACTGAAGGCGGCGCCGGGGGCAATCGTGCCCATCGCGGACGTGCCGGACGTCCCGGTCGGCGAGGTGACGGTCGAAGGCGAGATAATCGAACTCTGGTCTCCCAGTAGTAGCGCGATTCAGCAAGTTGGGCTGATAGCGGATGATAGCGGGAAAATCAAGTTCACCTGCTGGGAGAAATCCGGGCAGACGGTCGTGAGCGAAGGTGAGACGGTCCGGTTCCGGGCCGTCAAGAAGAACTGGTACCAGGGGCGGTGCAGCATCGCCATTACGGGCTGGAGCAGGATCGAATTCCCAGAGCGCGGTCGGTGGTGGGAAGAGTAG
- a CDS encoding transcription initiation factor IIB produces the protein MATRDIYETGFDEDVRTESSTNQCPECDGRVTTNAVETICENCGLVIDEQRIDHGPEWRAYDDEERERTGAPLTAARHDRGLSTEIGRGTDAKGNEISGQKRRRLARMRREQTRGRWRSKAERNLAHGLGEVRRLASALELSDSVRDQACQLFRSAQNEDLLRGRSIEAIAAASIYGACRCNGLSWLVDDVSEMARVAESRVTNGYKTLNEELGLPAEPVSPSMFVPRLASDLECPDEIRQRARALAEQAEKRGVTTGVHPAGFAAACLYKAGREEGRWLTQSEAADVANASKATVRAHRDTLEEQVA, from the coding sequence ATGGCAACCAGAGACATCTACGAAACTGGCTTCGACGAAGACGTCCGAACAGAATCGAGCACGAACCAATGCCCCGAATGTGACGGCCGAGTCACCACGAACGCGGTCGAAACAATCTGCGAAAACTGTGGGCTGGTCATCGACGAACAGCGCATCGATCACGGGCCGGAGTGGCGGGCGTACGACGACGAGGAGCGCGAGCGGACAGGCGCCCCACTTACTGCGGCTCGCCACGATCGCGGCCTGTCGACGGAAATCGGTCGCGGCACCGACGCGAAGGGGAACGAGATCTCGGGGCAGAAGCGACGGCGACTCGCGCGGATGCGCCGTGAGCAGACCCGTGGTCGCTGGCGGTCGAAAGCGGAACGGAATCTCGCCCACGGGCTGGGCGAAGTGCGCCGGCTGGCGAGCGCGCTCGAACTCTCCGATTCGGTCCGCGACCAGGCGTGTCAGCTCTTCCGGAGCGCCCAGAACGAGGATCTGCTTCGAGGCAGGTCCATCGAGGCTATCGCCGCGGCCAGCATCTACGGGGCATGTCGGTGCAACGGCCTCTCGTGGTTGGTGGATGACGTCAGCGAGATGGCCCGCGTTGCGGAGTCACGGGTCACGAACGGGTACAAGACGCTGAACGAAGAGCTGGGCCTCCCTGCCGAGCCCGTCTCCCCCAGCATGTTCGTGCCGCGCCTCGCTTCGGACCTCGAGTGTCCGGACGAAATCCGACAGCGGGCCCGAGCCCTCGCGGAACAGGCCGAGAAGCGCGGCGTCACGACGGGCGTCCATCCGGCCGGGTTCGCCGCGGCCTGCCTCTACAAGGCCGGTCGCGAAGAGGGTCGATGGCTGACGCAATCCGAGGCCGCGGACGTGGCGAACGCCTCGAAGGCGACTGTTCGGGCGCACCGGGATACGTTGGAGGAACAGGTCGCCTGA
- a CDS encoding RNA-guided endonuclease InsQ/TnpB family protein, translating to MEVRRTVPVKLDVTDEQADLLHETIDEFLWAANYVVDSAWDGEWAETRSSVLHEMTYDEVREQTRLHSNHVQSARNRAVDALKSVVAEWKNCEYASIPTFSSSFCEYNQRNATFHDDHAVLSTVDGRVTAEYVLPDKTRDTPHSKYLRSERWETTGATLHYRRGDFYLHVRTKADVDDPKPAENGTVLGVDLGIENIAVTSTGAFWSADELNHWRTKYVQRRKSLQECGSRWAHENVQAVGRKETGRFEQYLHRIANDIIAEASESGCTVIAFEDLTDIRDRMPDARKFHEWAFNRLYEYVSYKAEGRGIQVEQVNPKNTSRRCSSCGFTHEDNRPSQDTFRCQSCGYENHADYNAAKNIGYRLLRNQTGGEGGAPVGVRLNTGMLNANGIKPVPDSVRAGVHGESPPL from the coding sequence ATGGAGGTCCGTCGAACTGTCCCGGTCAAACTCGACGTGACCGACGAACAGGCGGACCTGCTCCACGAGACGATTGACGAGTTCCTGTGGGCGGCCAATTACGTCGTGGACTCCGCGTGGGACGGAGAGTGGGCTGAAACCCGTTCGTCCGTCCTGCATGAGATGACCTACGACGAGGTTCGCGAGCAGACGCGACTCCACAGCAACCACGTCCAATCGGCTCGTAACCGTGCTGTTGACGCGCTCAAGAGCGTCGTCGCCGAGTGGAAGAACTGCGAGTACGCTTCGATTCCGACGTTCTCCTCGTCGTTCTGCGAATACAACCAGCGCAACGCCACGTTCCATGACGACCACGCCGTGTTGTCTACCGTCGATGGGCGTGTCACCGCCGAGTACGTCTTGCCCGACAAAACCCGTGACACGCCCCACTCGAAGTACCTGCGTTCTGAACGATGGGAGACGACAGGCGCGACACTCCACTATCGCCGTGGTGACTTCTACCTCCACGTCCGAACAAAGGCGGACGTGGACGATCCCAAACCGGCCGAGAACGGAACGGTTCTCGGTGTGGACCTCGGGATCGAGAACATCGCCGTTACCTCGACTGGCGCATTCTGGTCTGCCGACGAACTCAACCACTGGCGAACGAAGTACGTCCAGCGCCGCAAGTCGCTGCAGGAGTGTGGTTCGCGGTGGGCCCACGAGAACGTCCAAGCGGTCGGACGCAAGGAGACGGGGCGCTTCGAGCAGTATCTTCACCGTATCGCGAACGACATCATCGCTGAAGCGAGCGAGAGTGGTTGCACGGTAATCGCCTTCGAGGACCTGACGGATATCCGCGATCGGATGCCCGACGCCCGCAAGTTCCACGAGTGGGCATTCAATCGTCTGTACGAGTACGTCTCGTATAAGGCCGAGGGACGCGGGATTCAGGTTGAGCAGGTGAACCCGAAGAACACGTCCCGACGGTGCTCGTCGTGTGGCTTCACCCACGAGGACAACCGCCCGTCGCAGGACACCTTCCGCTGTCAATCCTGTGGATACGAGAACCACGCGGACTACAACGCAGCGAAGAACATCGGCTATCGACTCCTTCGCAACCAAACTGGCGGCGAAGGAGGCGCACCCGTAGGCGTGCGCTTGAACACCGGGATGCTGAACGCGAACGGGATCAAACCCGTACCGGATTCGGTTAGAGCGGGAGTCCATGGTGAAAGTCCGCCTCTTTAG